CGCTCCTAAATTAGGTCAGCACACTAGGGAAATACTCTTAGAATTGGGATATTCAGAAGAGAAAATAAATGAATTAGCTCAAAAAGGTGTAATATTAGTTAATAAGACCTAGGAAGCCCTAATATGTGATGTGCAATGTAAGCAAGTATTAAGTTTTGAGATATTGGAGCTACTTTATATAACCTAGTTTCCCTAAGCTTCCTCTCTATTCCAGTTTCAACAGCGTAACCGTAACCCCCATAGACATCCATTGCTATATTTCCAGCTTTCCAGGCTATTTCAGAGGCTAAATATTTAGATATATTTGCATAATTTCCTATTACTTTAGTGTCCTTACCCTCTTCCAGAATCCTTAATCCTTCATTATAATACGCTACTAACGCAGAGAGTTCTGCATATACTTCAGCGATGGGGAATTGAACTCCTTGATTACTTCCTATGGGCCTTCCGAAAACAACCCTATTCTTAGCATATTCAACAGCCTTATTTATAAACCATTCAGCGTTTCCTATCATTTCTCCTGCTATCATAAACCTTTCAGCGTTTAAAAGATCTAAAAGGTAGTAGAAACCCTTTCCCACTTCCCCTATTACGTTCTCCTCAGGAATTTTTAACCCATCTATGAAAAGTTCATAAGCATCGGTGTTTGACATGGTCTTTATTTCCCTCATATCTATACCTTCCGTTCCCTTTCTTAAATCGACCAGAAACAGAGTTATTCCATCAGTTTTCCTTTCAACAGTATCGTAAGGAGTAGTCCTAGCTGCTAATATCATAAAATCAGTGTGCTTAACCCTTGATATGAAAATCTTATGTCCCTTTACTACATATTTATCTCCCACTTTTTCTGCAAAAGTTTTAATCCTTGTAGTATCAGATCCTACTTCTGGCTCTGTTAAAGCTAATGATAATACTTTAGCCCCTTTACCTAAGTCTGGGAAATATCTTTCCCTAATCTTTTTACCAGCATGCTTAACTAACAATGCGGTATTATAGTAATGACCGTGTAAAACGTAAGAATTTCCCCCCTTAAGATTAACGTAATAAAGTATTAAACAAGCTAGTCTTATGCTCTTTCCAGCTCCTCCATATTCAGTGGGTATTAAGATTGATCCTAAACCTAGTTCCATAAATTCGTTAAGGAACTCTAAGGGGAATTCCCTCTTTTGATCTTTATCAAGCCAATAACTTTCCTTATATTTTTCCATCAATTCGTCAACTACGGACAAAATTAGCTTTTCTTCTTCATCTTTTGGAGAGAGCATTATATTCATAGTTATAAATACATGGATTATCTTTTTATTTTTCACGTAATAAAGATGACATGTTTTGTTTTCTTTTATTTATCATATTACAATAATATGAAAATAATTATTTTTATTGTATAGAAATTTCATATCTACATATTATATCTGAAACACGTAGAATAGCACATTATTTTCACTTTTAGCTTAAACATTTTCAGCCATAAATTTGGAGAAAATAATGAATTACTGTTAATATTAATTTTTTATATTAAAATTTAAATTAATAGTAAAATATTATGGTAATGAAGATTCTAAAGGCATAATAGAAATTATCATTAATTACATCTAATCTACCACTGAATTTTAATTATCAGTTTCAGAATAGCTATATATGGAGGATTTTAAAAAATTTAAGGAAGAAGCTAGGGAGATTAGAAGAAAGTATGCTAATTGGGATTTCATAAATTCTTTATCACCCAGACTAAAATATGCATTAGTGTATTATATTGAAGAAGGAGACTTATATATTGCCTCAAGAATTGCAGGAATAACAATGGAGGAAATGAACGAACTAAGAATAAAAGCTAATATTCCGAACGTGAATTAGATGATCGCAATAGCAGATACATCATTCATCATAGATTGGTCAAGATTTTCGAAGAAAAATCTCTTATATGAGATTTTTAACTTCATTTATCTTCCCGAACCAGAAATGAAGGAAATAAAAAGCGAAAATACAATTGCGTGGATTACAGAAGGCTTAAGTATGGGTAAGATGGAAATCTTCCCAGAACTTTCAGAATATGCATTAAAAGCTAATGGAATTAGTTAATTGGAGTAAAACAGTACCTATAAAATCTTTAGATTACCCAGAAGCATATTGTATAGCAGTTGCTAGAGATAATAATTACATCGTGCTGACAGAGAACGGAGGAGCGTATTTCTCTCAAAGATATCTAAATAACGTAAAAATATGGAGAGCCTTTGAGGTGCTTTTGGAGCTTTATAAAAGAGGATTAATAAATATAACTGAATTTGAAACGTACCAAAGGGAAACACTGCATATATTTCCTAAAAGGGATATTGAAAAACTTTATAATAAGGGAAAATAAGTGAAATGTATGGATGAAATTAAGGAATATGAAGATGAAGCTAGGGAGATTAGAAGAAAGTATGCTAATTGGGATTTCATAAATTCTTTACCACCCAGACTAAAATATGCCGTAACGCTTTACATAGAAAAAGGAGATTTAAGACTTTCTCAGAAGTTATCTGGACTAGACCTTGAAGATTTTAAGGAATTACTTATTAAATGTAACGTTCCCACTACTTATTACTAGATTTATCTTTTTAATAAAAAATTTTACAAAAATAATATTATAATATAAATAAAAACTAATATATTACGTATTTATAAATTTAATAACAATTAATTTAAATAATAGTTAAAACCAGTTTTGCAAGAAACTGAAGCAATTGAGTCAAATCTGATATATTAGTTATAGGATCTGTTAAGTATTTAAATTAAAATTAAGGCAAAATCTAATAACTGCTGTCTAACTAAGATGATAAGTCTTCAAATAGAGAAAATTGCAATATTATGGTTATGCTCAAGTATTGATTTTATTAACCGAAAATATTATGAATCTTTATGTCAGAAAACTCAGAAGGTCCCTATTTTGAAGATTTTAAAATAGGGCAAAGGTTTAAGAGTAAGGTAGGTAGAACGATAACTGATGTAGATAATATCTGGTTTACCCTTCTAACAAATAATAGTAATCAAATACATTTTAATAAGGATTACACTGAGAAATACTTCCCTGGAGAGCCTTTTAAGGGTAGGTTAGTAGTAAACGGATTTTTAACACTAGCCATAGTAGCAGGATTATTAGTGGAGCAAACTAGTCAGAATGGTTTCATGCTAGGCATAGAGAACGTAAAGTTCCTAAACCCAGTATTTGCTGGAGATACAATATACGGAGAGGCTGAGGTAATAGAAGTAAGGGAGTCTAAAAGCAGACCTGGATTTGGAATAGTTAAGATTAGAACATGGGGATATAATCAGAGAGGAGAAAAAGTTATAGAATTTGACCGGGTTTTCATGGTGAGGAAAAGAGGAGTTTCATGGACTGGAGAGAAGAAAACCTAAACCAATTTTATAATATGACGTAAGTGTTTTTTCCAATCTCTGGTATGTAATAAGGAGTTGTCTTTCCGCTAACCCAAAGTAAGCCATATATCTGTGAAGGCGGATTAGAAGATTGATATACAAAATACCAGTAACCTATAGCGTAAAGACTTTTACTATGAGCGATTATCCACGTATAATTATATGTATTATTATATAGATAGCCATCTTTAAGCATTACAGTAGACGCATTGTAAAAACTAGTTGAGCCAAGATTACCTTGATTTTTTAATGTTTCAAAGAACGCTTGAGTTATTACGTCAGTTAATGAAGGGGAACCAAAGGTTACGTTTAAAGTATATCCGTTAATCTCGCTAGGTAATAAAAGCGGTTTCTTAGTATAATTCAGTATTTTACCAGAATATGAATAAATCGATATGTTTAACTCATTCGCTAAATTAGCTTGTGATCCAGACGTGAAATTTAGGAAATAAAAGGTGTTTTGACTGAGCGAATATAAAAGTGTATGAAAAGTCGTAATAGAACTTTGCATTATACTTAAGTATAAATTATAACCAAGTTGATAAATTACTATTGAGAAAATTTTTCCAGAATTACCTTGAGAGCCTGTTGGTCCAAGAGTAGCATTTAATATGATTGATTGAGTAGTTGCGTTACTAATTGGGGAAAACCAAAGACCTATTTGAAATCCAGTTTGGCTTATTGATATATGGGGCTGCGGAAATCCAGTAAGAGTAGGGCTATTAGTGTCATATAGCCCACTTGAACTTAAGGCATAAACTCCTATTCCACAATTCGTTGGATTTAAGTAGGTATAATCGAGTCTGTACCACTTTCCGTTAAAGTAATCTAGTATCCAAATAATAATTATTTGCCCCAGCCTAACCTTAGCTGATATGATGTAAGTCTGATTAGATGTAATGTTAAACGCATATGAATTAACCTTACCCAATAGCTGACCTTGCTGAGGTAAATAAACGTTATTATTAAATTGAAATCTAGTAATTAAATTGTAACCATTAGTAGTTGAATAAAATAGAGTTGCATTTTGATTTCCATTAGGGAGTGCATAAAAAGGATTTAATTGGGGGGATATTACAAACGGTATTATAGTAACCTTAGGAGTAGGAGATTTGATCCATATAATATAGCTTACATTGAAATAATTATATGATGGGGGAATTCCGTAAAATGATACTTGAGATATAGATGCACTCACTAGCTTAGATAATCCTATAACGTTTTCCTGTTGTAAGAACGTTAATGCATAAGAAGACATATAGACAGAGTATACTTCGAATATCGCTAGCGCTAACACTATTGTGGCAATAATAATCATTAGGTTAACTACGATACTGGGCATATATGTAAAATTTTGGTGAAGTTTTATATATATGTTTTTCGGTATTATTAACAGAAATGCCTTCATCAGTAATTGAGGAGTTTATGATAATAATAGCAGTAGTGTTAATAGGACTAGTACTCTTTGGACTTACTATGACTTACTTTTTACCACATGAATTATTCAGTATAGCCCAACAGCAAGCCAGTTCTTTATCTTCAACGTCAACTCTTTCAGTAGGACCTCTTTTAGTTTCTAAAAATAGCGGAAGTGCAGTAATAGAATTATATAATCCTTCAGTCTCACTAAACGTCTCAATTTTAGTATTTGCAGTTCCTTCTTATTTAGAGCAAGATGTAGGAATTATAAGCCCCACAAGTACTCCTTTATTCTCAGTTTACTTACCTAACGGTCAATTAGCTAAAACCGTTAATATAAACTCTCCTATATATGATATAGGAGGTAGGATAATTTACGATACTCCGATTACAATTTATACGATACCCGTAAATGAGCCCGTGACCGTGACAGTAAATAACGTTAATTCTAATTCCATTCTAATAATATGGATCTTATATTATTCAAACGGGTATTGGTTTAGAATAGATTACGGATTTACGGGGGTGCCCAGCTCATGAAGGCATTATCTTCGCCCGTATTTTTAATTCTAATGCTTCTCATATTATTATCAATTTTAATCCCCGCCTTATTAATATTAAACTCTACACCAATTTACTCAAGCCAAGGTAAAATAGCTTCAACGCTTTATACCCAATTACAACAGCAGCAACAACAGCAAGTATTTAGAGGTAATCCTAATATATATTACAACTCGACTAAGTACCCCTCAATACAATTCATTTTCAGTTCGGTCCCTATTCCGATTAATATTACTCAAATATACTACTTTAACGGAAATACATGGGTTCCCGTTCTTAAGAACAGTATCATAGTAAGCAGTACTACTAAATTACCGTTACCTCCTTCAGCTTTTAACCAGCCAATATTAATAGTAACATCAGAAGCCAACTTCTACTTCTTGAATCCTAACACTTCAATAACTACAGTTACCATATCTGGACCTTCTGGTAAAATTCCAGTATATGTGACAGCGTTCGTATTAAATGGAAGTAAGGTAATTCCAATAAGTGTGCAGGTCGCGTTACAAGGGAATATTATAAATAATACTCCAGTTATATTCTATCTTAATCCTGGATCTTATTCTATAGCTGATAAGAACAGTTCTACTATATTTTTGCCGGGTTATGGACTAACAGCTACATTCCAGAATTGGACTATTGTAGGTTACGGTAATCTAAATTCTCCCTCAAATTCCCAAGGTGTAACATTTACGGTAAGTGGTCCCTTAGTATTAACTATTATATATAAGGCTGTATTGCAAAAGTTTCAAGTGATTATAAAACCAGCTAATATACCTTTAGGGACTAATATCTACCAAAGTATTAGTAATGGTAATAACGGTAATGGAAAAGGTAAAGGATCTGCTATTGAAATTACATTAACTTCTCTAAATAGTACAATTCCAGTTATTGTAGATAATAAATTATACCAGGTGCCGAGTAATGGAATTACGTTAACTCTAACTTACGGTTATCATATTATACAGTTTCCCTCTTACTATAACATAACGTTTAATTACACTGGGGGATATTTTAGCAAACCAGTTTTAGGTGGCGAGATAATCTGTTATAAATTTACTGGATTAGCTTCAAGTACTAGTAAAATTAGTATAGTATCGAGTAATGAGGTATTCGTGAATTCAAGTGGTACAATATATGGAAACTATCAGCCATATCAATCATATTATCTAGTTATAATAAAGAATTACTTCTATTTTCCGAGTGAAGTCTGGGCAGTCAAAAACAGTACGCCAGTTAATATAAGTATAGCTGGCCAGCTACTTCAAGTAAATATACTAGGTACCAATATTGTGATCACATTAGGCAATATTAAGAACTATGTACCGCAGAAAATATATTTTAAACAAGGAACTGAACTTAATATAACTAATGATTATTTGTTAGATCTTAATGGTATCTTCAATATATCAATTAATGGGAAAGTTTATAATTATACTTCTTTACTTTCAAGTCCTATTAATGTTACTCTTTCTAATGTTAGTATTGTCAATTACACTGTATACTATATTAAATATAATAATTTTCAGATTCAAAGAATATTTCACACCATAATATATATTAATTCTCCTACTATTATAATAAATTATCAAGAATGGGAATATGGAGGAGAGCCTATAAATAATGGGGGTATTTAAATGAAGGGTCTGTCTAATACTATTTCCGTTATAATTCTAATTTTTATAATACTTACCTTAATGATACCTATCATGTTTTATATACAAAACATCTCTCAGTCTAACAGTGTCTCCCAGTCTATTGTAAACAACTACGAATATTTACATAACTTACAGATTTCACAAGTTAAGACTGGACACCCTTCTATATTCTATAATGGTAGTACGATTTATTTAATTTACGCTAATGGAACCTTTGAACCTCCTTCAAACTTAACTATTATTGGCATTCTTTATCTAAATCAGAACGGTGTATGGGTTAACATAACCTCAATAAAGTATC
The genomic region above belongs to Saccharolobus caldissimus and contains:
- a CDS encoding acyl-CoA dehydrogenase family protein, with product MMLSPKDEEEKLILSVVDELMEKYKESYWLDKDQKREFPLEFLNEFMELGLGSILIPTEYGGAGKSIRLACLILYYVNLKGGNSYVLHGHYYNTALLVKHAGKKIRERYFPDLGKGAKVLSLALTEPEVGSDTTRIKTFAEKVGDKYVVKGHKIFISRVKHTDFMILAARTTPYDTVERKTDGITLFLVDLRKGTEGIDMREIKTMSNTDAYELFIDGLKIPEENVIGEVGKGFYYLLDLLNAERFMIAGEMIGNAEWFINKAVEYAKNRVVFGRPIGSNQGVQFPIAEVYAELSALVAYYNEGLRILEEGKDTKVIGNYANISKYLASEIAWKAGNIAMDVYGGYGYAVETGIERKLRETRLYKVAPISQNLILAYIAHHILGLPRSY
- a CDS encoding MaoC family dehydratase, encoding MSENSEGPYFEDFKIGQRFKSKVGRTITDVDNIWFTLLTNNSNQIHFNKDYTEKYFPGEPFKGRLVVNGFLTLAIVAGLLVEQTSQNGFMLGIENVKFLNPVFAGDTIYGEAEVIEVRESKSRPGFGIVKIRTWGYNQRGEKVIEFDRVFMVRKRGVSWTGEKKT